The Roseovarius nanhaiticus genome includes the window CCTCTTCCTCGGCGGCATCCATTTCTTCGTCGGTCAGACCGGCCTGCTGGCGGCGCATCTTGAGATAGGCGGCGCGGTCGTCCGAGGTTGCCTCGAAATGCGGGATGATCGACATCGACACGACGCTGTCGTCGCCGGTCAGCCTGATGCCGCGCACACCCAAGCTGGCGCGGCTGTTGAAGACGCGCACATCGGTCGCCCGGAAGCGGATGGCGCGGCCCGAGGAGGTGACCAACATCACATCATCGTCGTTCGAAGCGATGCGCGCATTGATCAGCGTGATCCCGGCGTTCTCTTCCTCAAAGCGCATGGCGATCTTGCCGTTCGATCGCACATTGGTGAAATCCGACAGCTTGTTGCGGCGCACCGTGCCTGCGGAAGTGGCAAACACCACCTGTAGATCGTCCCACTCACTCTCGTCGCGGTCGACGGGCATGATCGCGGCGATCGAGACGCCCGTGGGGATGGGCAGGATATTGACGATCGCCTTGCCCTTGGACGTGCGGCCCCCTTGCGGCAGGCGCCAAGTCTTGAGCTTGTAGACCATGCCATCGGTCGTGAAGAAGAGCAGCTGCGTATGCGTGTTGGCCACAAAGAGGGTGGTGACCACATCCTCGTCCTTGGTGGCCATGCCGCCCACACCCTTGCCGCCGCGCTTTTGTGCGCGGAAATCGGCCAGCGCGGTGCGCTTGATGTAGCCGCCAGAGGTGACCGTGACGACCATTTCTTCACGCTCGATCAGATCCTCATCGTCCATGTCGCCGGACCAGTCAACGATCTGGGTGCGGCGCGGCACGGCAAAGAGGTCACGCACCTCGCTCAGCTCGTTTGCGATGATCTCCATGATCCGCTCGCGGCTGGCGAGGATGGCGAGGTATTCCTTGATCTTGCCGGCCAGCTCTTGCAGCTCGTCGGTGACTTCCTTGACGCCCAGTTGCGTCAGGCGCTGAAGGCGCAGTTCCAGAATGGCGCGCGCCTGTGCCTCGGAGAGGTTGTAGGTGCCGTCATCGTTGGCGGTATGCGTGGGATCGTCGATCAGCGCGATATATTCCAGGATATCGCCCGCGGGCCAGCGGCGGGTCATCAGCTTTTGGCGCGCGTCGGCGGCGTCGGCGGACGAGCGGATGGTCGCGACCACCTCGTCGACATTGCTGACGGCGACGGCCAGACCGCACAGGATATGGCTGCGCTCGCGCGCCTTACGCAGTTCATAGGCGGTGCGGCGAGCGACGACATCCTCGCGGAAGTCGATGAAGGAGGTCAGGAACCGGCGCAGCGTCAGCTGCTCGGGGCGCCCGCCATTTAGGGCCAGCATGTTGCAGCCGAAATAGGTCTGCATGGGCGTGAAGCGGAAGAGCTGGTTCAGCACGACTTCGGCGGTCGCATCGCGCTTCAGCTCGACCACGACGCGCACGCCGTTGCGGTCGCTCTCGTCCTGCACATGGGCGATGCCCTCGATCCGCTTTTCGCGGGCGGCTTCGGCGATGCGCTCGATCATGGTGGCCTTGTTCACCTGATAGGGGATCTCGTCGATAATGATCGCCCAGCGGTCCTTGCGGATCTCCTCGGTGCGGGTCTTGGCGCGCACGATGACGCTGCCACGGCCCTCCAGATACGCCTTCCGCGCGCCGGTGCGGCCCAGCATGATGCCGCCGGTGGGGAAGTCGGGTCCGGGGATATAATCGATAAGGTCTTCGGAGCTGAGATCCGGGTTCTCGATCAGCGCGAGCGTCGCGTCGATCACCTCGCCCAGATTGTGGGGCGGGATGTTGGTCGCCATGCCGACGGCGATACCGCCCGCGCCATTGACCAGCATATTGGGAAAGCGCGCGGGCAGAACGGTCGGCTCGCGGTCCTTGCCGTCATAGTTATCCTGAAAATCGACGGTTTCCTTGTCGATATCGGCCAAGAGATAGGCCGCCGGCTTGTCCATGCGCACCTCGGTATAGCGCATGGCGGCGGCGTTATCGCCATCCATCGAGCCGAAATTGCCCTGACCGTCCAGCAGCGGCAGCGACATCGAGAAATCCTGCGCCATCCGCACCAGCGCGTCATAGATCGCAGAGTCGCCGTGCGGGTGGTATTTACCCATTACGTCGCCCACGGCGCGGGCTGATTTGCGGTAAGGTTTGTCATGCGTATTGCCGCCCTCCCACATCGCATAAAGGATACGGCGATGGACAGGTTTCAGGCCGTCGCGCAGATCGGGGATCGCGCGGCTGACGATGACGGACATGGCATAATCGAGATACGACGTCTTCATCTCATCCGCGATCGAGACGCGCGGGCCATCATAGGCCGGGCGCTCGGGGCGGTTTTCTTCCATGTCTTCGGGGGGTTGCGGCGTATCGGTCAAGTCGGTGCCCATCCTGTCGCGTCAAACTATATGCAGTGCGCAGAGGTATATCACCGCCATGATATGGGGTGCAATGGCGCATGGGCGTGGTGTTTGGCAGCCACCAAGAGAGCCTGCTAACAACCTGTTTTTATTGAAAAGTAATTTCTTTCGGGCATCATCATTAAAGGGGCAAGTGCAGGAGCAGAAAACATGCCGATGAGCGAGACTGAAATGATGCTGAAAGGTTACGGGCTGACCACTGCGGAATTCTTCTATGGGATGCCCGATTACGTCCATGTGCTGAACAGTTATGTCTGGCAGGATTACGACATCGCGCCGGACCACCCCAAACTGTTTCAATTCGTCGAATTCTGGCAACGCGAGTTGGACGGCCCGCTGCATTCGGTGCGTTTTACCCATCGCAAGATGATTGCGCCGGGCGAGTGGCGCAATGTGACGGGGGAATTCACGCTGCATTGATGGGCGCCGCCGGGGCCGTGCCCCGGCGAGCGGACCGGATCAGGGAATGATGCGGGTGTACTTCATGCCTTCGAGCGATGCGCCAGCGGCAAGGCCTGCCTGGCCAAAGACGACGGCGATCACGGGCGAGATCGACGTGGTCGTCTCGGCGCGCAAGTTCTCGGCGGTGTCCTTGAACACGTATTCGATATCCGCGCCCGCGGCCCAGCCGGACGAGCGCCGGAAATTGGCCAGAGCGGCAGGGGTCATGAAGAACAGAACATGCGCGAATTGCTGCGCGCCGATCTGCAAGCCGACACTGCCCTTGGTGGCGGAATAGTAATCGACGGTCTGCCCATTGATCTGCAGAGCGCCGCGCCCGTATCCGCCGCCAAGGCCAAGGCTGGCCTCGGTGATCAGTGGCATGACCAGCATGCCTGCGGATTTCTCGGCCAGCGACTGCGTGCCGGGGTAGCGATCGTAGAGATAGCGCACGGTGGTGTTGACACGCGCGTCGATTTCCTGCGGGCCGCGGCTGCCGATGCCGTTGCCGCAAGCGGCCGTCATAAGCCCGGCGCTGCCGAGCGCGCCCAGGGTAAAGCCGCGTCTGGTGAGAATGCTCATGGATCTATGCCTGTTCGTTGCCTGAATACCGCCGGCTGTTTGGCAGCCGATCTGGCAAAACTATAGGCGGCGCGCCGCGCATTGTCACGCGCGGGCTGGCTTTTGGGCGAATTACCGCGCGAAAATGCGGGTCTTAGCGCAGGAGGCGGGCCATCGCGGGGGCGAAGTAGGTCAGAACGCCGTCGCAACCCGCGCGTTTGAAGGCCATCAGGCTCTCTTGCATGGCGCGCTCGCCATCGATCCAGCCGTTCTGCGCCGCCGCCGCGATCATCGCGTACTCGCCGCTGACCTGATAGGCGTACGTGGGCGCGGCGAACGTGTCCTTGGCCCGGCGGCAAATGTCGAGATAGGGCATGCCCGGCTTGACCATCACCGCATCGGCGCCTTCGGCCAGATCGCGGGCGATCATGCGCAGCGCCTCGTCCGAATTGGCCGGGTCCATCTGGTAGGTGCGCTTATCGCCCTTGAGCGCGCCCGAGGCGCCCACCGCGTCGCGGAACGGGCCGTAAAAGGCGCTGGCGTATTTCGCGGCATAGCTGAGCAGGATGATGTCCTGATGGCCCGCGCGCTCCAGCGCGGTGCGGATTGCGCCGATACGCCCGTCCATCATGTCCGACGGGCCGATGATGTCGACGCCCGCCTCGGCCTGCGCCAGCGCCTGTTTCACCAGCGCCTCCACCGTCTCGTCATTGACGATCACGCCGTCGCGGACAAAGCCGTCATGGCCGGTGTCCGAGTACGGATCAAGTGCGACATCCGCCATCACCATCATGTCCGGCACCGCGGCCTTGATGGCGCGCGTCGCGCGGTTGCTGAGGTTCTCGGGGTTCCAGGCCTCGGCGCAATCGGCGGTGCGCTTCTCGGGGCCGCTATAGGGAAAGAGGCAGATGGCCGGGATGCCCAGATCTGCGGCCTCGCGCGCGGCCTCGGCCACGCGGTCCACGCTGAGGCGATTGACGCCGGGCATGGATGTGACAGGCTCGCTGATATTCTCGCCGTCGCGCACGAAGACGGGCCAGATCAGATCGCCAACCGACAGCGCGTTCTCGGCGCCAAGTGCGCGCAGGCCGGGTGTGCGGCGCATCCGGCGGGGACGGGCAGCGGGAAAGGGGGCGGAGCTGGATTTCATGGGCATCACCTGGCTGTTGGCTGTGGCGCCCACTTGGTTACACGGATGGGCCGCCATCTCAAGGGCCGGCACGCGCCTGGCGTCGGGGCTCTTTGGCCTGAAACCCGCGCTTTCGATCCGCGCGGAAACGCATTAAGAGAGGCGGCAACTTGGCCGAGCGGGGATGACGTGGACTGGTACTCAACGGTTTTCGAATTGATCGACATGCGCAGTTTCAGCAACCTGTGGTTCTGGATCGCGCTTGCGGTGCTGTGGTCCTCGACCAGCCATTATGTTCTGGGCGTGCCGTGGGACATGATCACACGCGCCCGCAAGGGGCACGAGCAGGCTATGGCGGATATGAACGCGCTGGCCGCGATCAACAGCCGGCGGATCCTCTATATCGGGCGCGAGTCGGGGCTGTTGCTGACCGGCTTCATTTTTTTCGTCCTCACTGGGGCATTTTTAATGGGCTGGGTCTATGACCGCGAATTCGCGCAGGCCGTGCTGCTGCTCATGCTGCCGATGTCGCTGGTCTGGCTCTTGTCGGTGCGCACTGCCAACCGGATCGAAGCCGAGGCGCTGGAGGGCGAAGCGCTGATTTCGACCTTCAATCGGCACCGCCTTCTGGTGCAGTTGATCGGCATGGTCTCGATCTTCGTCACCGCGATGTGGGGCATGTATCAGAACATGACGACCTCGGCACTCGGGTGAGGGCGCCCGCATGGAATGCGCTTCTTTTCAGTGACATTCCACCGCGCGGTGCTAGATGCCGCCCCGAGCCGATACCCACGCATGATAACGCCGAACCGATAGTGAGCCGATGACAGCAAAAACCAGCACCCTCACCGTTTCGGGCGCCCCCGAAGGTTTCGATGCGCGGCTCGTGCTGGACGAGGTGGCGCGCGCGGGCGGCCCCGTCATGCATATTGCCCGCGATGACAAGCGGATGGCGGCCATGGCCTCGGCGCTGGCGTTCTTTCAGCCGGGCATGCCGGTGATGCAGTTCCCGGCCTGGGACTGCCTGCCGTTCGATCGCGTGTCGCCCAACCCGGATATTTCGGCCGCGCGCATGGCGACACTGGCAGGGCTAGTGCATGGCATGCCGGGGCAGTTCGTGCTGCTGACAACGCTCAGCGCGGCGATGCAGCGGATCCCGGCGCGGGACGTGCTGAAGGACGCGGCCTTTACGGCTCAGGTGGGCAAGCGCATCGACGAGGCGGCGCTGCGCGCCTTTCTGGTGCGCATGGGCTTTACCCAGACGCCCACGGTGACCGAGCCGGGCGATTACGCCGTACGCGGCGGGATCATCGACATTTACCCGCCCACCAGCGCGCGCGGCGGCGCCGAAGGTGGTGGCCCAGTACGGCTGGACCTTTTCGGCGACGTTCTGGATGGCTTGCGCCGGTTCGATCCGGTCAGTCAGCGCACGACCGAAAAGCTCGACATGATCGAGCTGGCGCCGGTCTCGGAGGTGATCCTCGACGAGGCCGCCGTGATGCGTTTTCGTCAGAATTACCGGATCGAGTTCGGCTCGGCAGGCACGGACGATCCGCTTTACGAGGCGATCAGCGCGGGGCGCAAGACGCAAGGGGCCGAGCATTGGCTGCCGTTCTTTCATGACAGGCTGGAGACGGTGTTCGACTATCTGCAAGGTGCGCCCGTCCTGATGGATGATGGGGTGGCGCCCGCACGCGCCGCGCGCTGGGACAGCATCACCGATCAGTACGAGGCGCGGCGCCACGCGATGACCGCCAAGGGGCGCGGCGACAGCGTCTACAAGCCCGTGCAGCCGGGCCTGCTCTATCTGGATGACGCCGCGTGGGACGCGGCGATGGCGCCGCACCGCGCGGTGCAGTTGCGCGCGCTACCGCAGGCGACGGGCGCGGGCGTGACCGATGCGGGCGGGCGCATCGGGCGCAATTTCGCGCCCGAGCGGCAGCAGGAAAACCTGAGCCTTTTCGGCGCCTTGAGGGACCATATTCAGGCAAAGATGGACAAGGGTCCGGTGCTTGTCGCCAGCTATACCGAAGGCGCGCGCGAGCGGATGGAGGGCCTTCTGGAGGATGAGGGTCTTGTTGGCCCCGTTACAGTCACCTCGGCCGAGCGGCTGGGCAAGACGGGTTTGCATCTGGCGGTCTGGCCCATCGATGCGGGCTTTGAAGGGCCCTTCGACAAAAAGCACCTGACGGTGATCTCGGAACAGGACATCCTCGGCGATCGTCTGATCCGCGCGCCCAAGCGCAAGCGCCGCGCCGAAAATTTCCTGAGCGAGGCCAACAGCCTGACGCCCGGCGATCTGGTGGTGCATGTCGATTTCGGGATCGGGCGGTATCTGGGCCTTGAGGTTGTCTCGGCCCTGGGCGCCGCGCATGAATGCATCGTGCTGGAATATGCCGAGGCGTCCAAGCTCTATCTGCCGGTCGAGAATGTCGAGCTGCTCAGCCGCTATGGCCACGAAGAGGGCCTGCTGGACAAGTTGGGCGGCGGCGCATGGCAGGCCAAGAAGGCCAAGCTGAAAGAGCGCATCCGCGAGATGGCCGATCGTCTGATCCGCATCGCCGCCGAGCGTGCGCTGCGCAGCGCCCCGGTACTGGAGCCCGAGCATCACGCGTGGGAGGAATTTTCGGCCCGCTTCCCCTATGAGGAGACGGACGACCAGCTGCGCGCCATCGAGGATGTGATGGCCGATCTGCAGGCGGGCACGCCGATGGATCGCCTGATTTGCGGCGATGTGGGCTTCGGCAAGACCGAGGTGGCGATGCGCGCGGCGTTTGCGGCGGCCATGTCGGGCATGCAAGTCGCCGTGATCGCGCCCACGACCTTGCTGGCACGCCAGCATTACAAGAGTTTCGCCGAACGGTTCCGCGGTTTTCCCATCAACGTGCGGCCCCTGTCGCGGTTTGTCTCGGCCAAGGACGCGGCGGCGACGCGCGAGGGGTTGGCCAAGGGGCAGGTCGATATCGTCGTCGGCACCCACGCCCTTTTGGCGAAATCGGTCAAGTTCCAAAACCTCGGCCTGCTCATCATCGACGAGGAGCAGCGGTTTGGCGTCGCGCACAAGGAACGGCTGAAGGCGCTGCGCAGCGACGTGCATGTGCTGACCCTGACAGCCACACCCATCCCCCGGACGCTGCAACTGTCGCTCTCGGGCGTGCGCGATCTCAGCATCATCGGCACGCCCCCGGTCGACCGCCTGTCGATCCGCACCTATGTCAGCGAATTCGACACGGTGACGATCCGCGAGGCGCTTTTGCGTGAGCATTACAGGGGCGGGCAAAGCTTCTTCGTGGTGCCGCGCATCTCCGACATCTCCGAGATCGAGGCGTTTCTGGATAACGAGCTGCCGGAGCTCAGCCATGTCATCGCGCATGGCCAGATGGCCGCGGGCGAGCTGGATACCCGGATGAATGCCTTCTACGACGGCAAGTATGACGTGCTGCTGGCGACGACCATCGTCGAGTCGGGCCTTGATATCCCGACCGCCAACACGATGATCATCCACCGCGCGGATATGTTCGGCCTCAGCCAGCTTTACCAGATCCGGGGGCGCGTGGGCCGGTCCAAGACGCGCGCCTACGCGTATCTGACGACCAAGCCGCGCGCGCCACTGACCACGACCGCCGAGAAACGCCTGCGTGTGCTGGGCAGTCTCGACACGCTGGGTGCGGGCTTTACGCTGGCCTCTCAGGATCTCGATATTCGCGGCGCCGGCAACCTTCTGGGCGAGGAGCAGTCGGGCCAGATGCGCGATGTGGGCTACGAGCTTTACCAGTCGATGCTGGAAGAGGCGGTGGCCAAGATCAAGGCAGGCGATACGGATGGCCTGCTGAGCGACGATGGCCAATGGGCGCCGCAGATCAATCTGGGCGTCCCGGTGCTGATCCCCGAGGAGTATGTGCCTGATCTCGACGTGCGCCTCGGCCTCTATCGCCGCCTCAGCAGCCTGGATACGAAGGTCGAGCTGGAAGGCTTTGCCGCCGAGTTGATCGACCGTTTCGGCCCGCTGCCGAAGGAGGTGAATACCCTGATCCTCGTGGTGCGTATCAAGGGCATGTGCCGCAAGGCCGGCATCGCCAAGCTGGATGGCGGCCCCAAGGGCGCGACGATCCAGTTCCACCAGGACAAGTTCGCGTCGCCCGAGGGGCTGGTCGAGTTCATCAAGGAGCAAAACGGTCTCGCCAAGGTCAAGGACAACAAGATCGTCGTACGGCGCGACTGGGCCAAGGACAGCGACAAGATCAAGGGCGCCTTCTCGATCGCGCGCGATCTGGCGCAGAAGGTGGCGGACAAGACCCGCGCCCAGAAGGCGGCCAAGACCGGCGCGGGTGAAAAGAGGAACGCCTGAAATCGCCCTTTTTCTTGGTCGGCGCGCTGGAAACTGAACGCGCCTGCCACGCGGGACGGCCCAACTAAATTCGCGATGCACGAAATTCCCCCTGTTGCGGCGGCGGAAGGCATGTTCTGCTATGGGTTGCAAAGGGACTTTCGCCAAAAGCGCAGAGCGCCCTAGCTTTTCTACCGCTGGCTCGTGATTGGGCCGAAGATCAAAATGTCCACGCGGCGCAAGGTGCCGCTGGCAATAACAGGACAGAGATCACCAACAAAGGAGACCGATCCATGTCATCGGACGATATCAATCCACGCAAGCCATCGCTGGGCCTCGCGCTCGTGCCGGTGGTGTTGACGCTGGCGGTATTGGGCATCCAGCTCTTTTACTTCGGCGACTTTACCCCGCACATCCCGCTGGCCATTGGCCTCGCAATCACCGCGATTGTAGGTCTCTATCTGGGCCATGACTGGGGCAACATGGAAGACGGCGTTTTCCGCGTCATCAATGTCTCGCTGCCGTCGGTATCTGTTCTGATCGTTGTCGGTATGATTATCGGAGTGTGGATCGCTTCGGGCACTGTGCCGACGCTGATCTACTACGGTCTCCTGATCCTCTCGCCTCAGATCTTTCTTGCGGCCTCTATGATCATGTGCGCGGTGGTGTCGGTATCCCTTGGCACCAGCTGGGGCACGGTCGGAACCGTTGGCCTCGCGCTGATGGGTATCGGCGCTGGCTTCGATATTCCGATGTACTGGACGGCAGGCGCGGTCGTCTCCGGCGCCTTTTTCGGGGACAAGATTTCGCCGCTGTCGGACACGACCAATCTGGCACCGGCGGTGACGGGCGTGAACCTCTTCGATCACATCCGCAACATGATGCCCACCACGGTGCCCGCCATGCTGATCGCGCTGGGCGTCTATATCTGGGCGGGCTATGCGCTGATCGGCGAGGGCACGGCCTCGTTCGAGCGGATCGACAGCATCACCAATGCTTTGAACGAATACTTCGCCATCTCGCCCTGGCTGCTGGTGCCTGCGCTGCTGGTGCTGGCGCTGGCAATCATGAAAAAGCCGCCAATTCCGTCGCTGTTCGCGGGCGTCGTCGCCGGTGCGATCACGGCGATGATCGCGCAGGGATCGTCGCTGCACGACACGTTCGGCTATGCCAATAGCGGGTATTCCATCGAGACCGGCATCGCCGAAATCGACAGCTTGCTGAACCGGGGCGGCATCCAGTCGATGATGTGGACAATCTCCCTGATCCTCATCGCGCTGGGTTTTGGCGGCGCGCTCGAGCGGACGGGCTGTCTTCAGGCGATCATCGCGGCGATCCTGTCAAAGGTGCATTCCTTTGCAGGAGTGCAGACGGCGGCCATCGCCACGTCGACGGCGACGAACCTGGTGGCGGGCGATCCTTACCTGTCGATCGCGCTGCCGGGCCGCATGTATGCGCCGGTTTACCGGGGCATGGGCCGCTCGACACTCAACCTCAGCCGCGCGACCGAAGAAGGCGGCACCCTGATGTCGCCACTGATCCCGTGGAACGCAGGTGGCGCGTTCGTCATCTCGGCGCTGGGCCTTGGGGTGATCGACGGCAATTTCGAGAACCTGCTTTATATTCCGCTGGCCTTCGCCTGCTGGATGACGCCGGTGATCGGGATCTTCTACGCCTGGACCGGGCTCTTCTCGCCCATGGCAAGCGAGGCAGAGAAGCAGGACTGGCGCGACAATGATCGCGCGGTCGCCGATCTCAGCGAATACGGCTATGACGACCCGCTCGCCGATGCACCCGCCAGGGCGCCGGCCGAGTAGCGGCTGAAAGCTGTCTAAAACAAGTTAACCCGCGTCTGATGCCAGGCGCGGGTTTATTCATGCGCCCAAGCAGGGGCGCGTCTTTTCTTCTTGCATCAAATATCCCCGCCGGAGGCTCCGCCATCGGCAAGGCGCGCAGGCTTCAGCCCTTCTGGCCTTGGGCATCCTTGAACGCGCGCACCCGGTCGGCCAGCATCTTGCGCGCTTTGGTGTTGGCGCGGCGCACACGGACGGCGGTCAGAAACGCCTCTTCGGCGGTCTGCGATGTGGCGCCCATCATGTTGGCCAGATCGTCGATGATGCGCTCGTCGCCGGTGATCTCCTCGGCCTTCAGCGCGTCGATGGCCAACTGGTCGGCCAGATCCTCGGCGACACCCATGGCCTAGCGTGTCCCTTCGGTCAGGCGGCGCTTGACGTAGGACGTGACGGTTTCGATCATCGGGTCCATATGCGGATCCTCAAAGAAGTGACCGGCTCCGGGCACTTCCTCGTGCTGGATCGTGATGCCCTGCTGATCGTGCAGCTTGTTGACCAGCGCGGTCGTGTCGGCGGGGGGCGCGACGCGGTCATTGGCGCCGTTGATGATGAGACCCGAGGAGGGGCAGGGCGCGAGGAACGAGAAATCGTACATGTTCGCCGGGGGCGAGACGCTGATGAAGCCGGTGATCTCGGGGCGGCGCATCAGAAGCTGCATGCCGATCCACGCGCCGAAGGAGAAGCCCGCGACCCAGCAATGCTTGGAATTGGCATTCATGCTTTGCAGATAGTCGAGCGCCGAGGCGGCATCGCTGAGTTCGCCCACGCCCTGATCGTACTCGCCCTGGCTGCGGCCCACGCCGCGAAAATTGAAGCGCAGAACGGTAAAGCCCATGCGGTGAAAGGCGTAATGCAGATTGTAGACGACCTTGTTGTT containing:
- the gyrA gene encoding DNA gyrase subunit A produces the protein MEENRPERPAYDGPRVSIADEMKTSYLDYAMSVIVSRAIPDLRDGLKPVHRRILYAMWEGGNTHDKPYRKSARAVGDVMGKYHPHGDSAIYDALVRMAQDFSMSLPLLDGQGNFGSMDGDNAAAMRYTEVRMDKPAAYLLADIDKETVDFQDNYDGKDREPTVLPARFPNMLVNGAGGIAVGMATNIPPHNLGEVIDATLALIENPDLSSEDLIDYIPGPDFPTGGIMLGRTGARKAYLEGRGSVIVRAKTRTEEIRKDRWAIIIDEIPYQVNKATMIERIAEAAREKRIEGIAHVQDESDRNGVRVVVELKRDATAEVVLNQLFRFTPMQTYFGCNMLALNGGRPEQLTLRRFLTSFIDFREDVVARRTAYELRKARERSHILCGLAVAVSNVDEVVATIRSSADAADARQKLMTRRWPAGDILEYIALIDDPTHTANDDGTYNLSEAQARAILELRLQRLTQLGVKEVTDELQELAGKIKEYLAILASRERIMEIIANELSEVRDLFAVPRRTQIVDWSGDMDDEDLIEREEMVVTVTSGGYIKRTALADFRAQKRGGKGVGGMATKDEDVVTTLFVANTHTQLLFFTTDGMVYKLKTWRLPQGGRTSKGKAIVNILPIPTGVSIAAIMPVDRDESEWDDLQVVFATSAGTVRRNKLSDFTNVRSNGKIAMRFEEENAGITLINARIASNDDDVMLVTSSGRAIRFRATDVRVFNSRASLGVRGIRLTGDDSVVSMSIIPHFEATSDDRAAYLKMRRQQAGLTDEEMDAAEEEGNADAPLSQEQFNEMKEAETLILTISEQGSGKLSSSHDYPIRGRGGMGVTAMDKAMRGGALVASFPVTLEDQIMLATSKGQSIRVPVEGISFRSRSAGGVKVFNTGKNEIVVSVAWIAEQTDEADVENGAAETAAPETE
- a CDS encoding usg protein: MPMSETEMMLKGYGLTTAEFFYGMPDYVHVLNSYVWQDYDIAPDHPKLFQFVEFWQRELDGPLHSVRFTHRKMIAPGEWRNVTGEFTLH
- a CDS encoding YSC84-related protein, translated to MSILTRRGFTLGALGSAGLMTAACGNGIGSRGPQEIDARVNTTVRYLYDRYPGTQSLAEKSAGMLVMPLITEASLGLGGGYGRGALQINGQTVDYYSATKGSVGLQIGAQQFAHVLFFMTPAALANFRRSSGWAAGADIEYVFKDTAENLRAETTTSISPVIAVVFGQAGLAAGASLEGMKYTRIIP
- the hemB gene encoding porphobilinogen synthase; amino-acid sequence: MKSSSAPFPAARPRRMRRTPGLRALGAENALSVGDLIWPVFVRDGENISEPVTSMPGVNRLSVDRVAEAAREAADLGIPAICLFPYSGPEKRTADCAEAWNPENLSNRATRAIKAAVPDMMVMADVALDPYSDTGHDGFVRDGVIVNDETVEALVKQALAQAEAGVDIIGPSDMMDGRIGAIRTALERAGHQDIILLSYAAKYASAFYGPFRDAVGASGALKGDKRTYQMDPANSDEALRMIARDLAEGADAVMVKPGMPYLDICRRAKDTFAAPTYAYQVSGEYAMIAAAAQNGWIDGERAMQESLMAFKRAGCDGVLTYFAPAMARLLR
- a CDS encoding component of SufBCD complex; protein product: MDWYSTVFELIDMRSFSNLWFWIALAVLWSSTSHYVLGVPWDMITRARKGHEQAMADMNALAAINSRRILYIGRESGLLLTGFIFFVLTGAFLMGWVYDREFAQAVLLLMLPMSLVWLLSVRTANRIEAEALEGEALISTFNRHRLLVQLIGMVSIFVTAMWGMYQNMTTSALG
- the mfd gene encoding transcription-repair coupling factor, translated to MTAKTSTLTVSGAPEGFDARLVLDEVARAGGPVMHIARDDKRMAAMASALAFFQPGMPVMQFPAWDCLPFDRVSPNPDISAARMATLAGLVHGMPGQFVLLTTLSAAMQRIPARDVLKDAAFTAQVGKRIDEAALRAFLVRMGFTQTPTVTEPGDYAVRGGIIDIYPPTSARGGAEGGGPVRLDLFGDVLDGLRRFDPVSQRTTEKLDMIELAPVSEVILDEAAVMRFRQNYRIEFGSAGTDDPLYEAISAGRKTQGAEHWLPFFHDRLETVFDYLQGAPVLMDDGVAPARAARWDSITDQYEARRHAMTAKGRGDSVYKPVQPGLLYLDDAAWDAAMAPHRAVQLRALPQATGAGVTDAGGRIGRNFAPERQQENLSLFGALRDHIQAKMDKGPVLVASYTEGARERMEGLLEDEGLVGPVTVTSAERLGKTGLHLAVWPIDAGFEGPFDKKHLTVISEQDILGDRLIRAPKRKRRAENFLSEANSLTPGDLVVHVDFGIGRYLGLEVVSALGAAHECIVLEYAEASKLYLPVENVELLSRYGHEEGLLDKLGGGAWQAKKAKLKERIREMADRLIRIAAERALRSAPVLEPEHHAWEEFSARFPYEETDDQLRAIEDVMADLQAGTPMDRLICGDVGFGKTEVAMRAAFAAAMSGMQVAVIAPTTLLARQHYKSFAERFRGFPINVRPLSRFVSAKDAAATREGLAKGQVDIVVGTHALLAKSVKFQNLGLLIIDEEQRFGVAHKERLKALRSDVHVLTLTATPIPRTLQLSLSGVRDLSIIGTPPVDRLSIRTYVSEFDTVTIREALLREHYRGGQSFFVVPRISDISEIEAFLDNELPELSHVIAHGQMAAGELDTRMNAFYDGKYDVLLATTIVESGLDIPTANTMIIHRADMFGLSQLYQIRGRVGRSKTRAYAYLTTKPRAPLTTTAEKRLRVLGSLDTLGAGFTLASQDLDIRGAGNLLGEEQSGQMRDVGYELYQSMLEEAVAKIKAGDTDGLLSDDGQWAPQINLGVPVLIPEEYVPDLDVRLGLYRRLSSLDTKVELEGFAAELIDRFGPLPKEVNTLILVVRIKGMCRKAGIAKLDGGPKGATIQFHQDKFASPEGLVEFIKEQNGLAKVKDNKIVVRRDWAKDSDKIKGAFSIARDLAQKVADKTRAQKAAKTGAGEKRNA
- the nhaC gene encoding Na+/H+ antiporter NhaC, which produces MSSDDINPRKPSLGLALVPVVLTLAVLGIQLFYFGDFTPHIPLAIGLAITAIVGLYLGHDWGNMEDGVFRVINVSLPSVSVLIVVGMIIGVWIASGTVPTLIYYGLLILSPQIFLAASMIMCAVVSVSLGTSWGTVGTVGLALMGIGAGFDIPMYWTAGAVVSGAFFGDKISPLSDTTNLAPAVTGVNLFDHIRNMMPTTVPAMLIALGVYIWAGYALIGEGTASFERIDSITNALNEYFAISPWLLVPALLVLALAIMKKPPIPSLFAGVVAGAITAMIAQGSSLHDTFGYANSGYSIETGIAEIDSLLNRGGIQSMMWTISLILIALGFGGALERTGCLQAIIAAILSKVHSFAGVQTAAIATSTATNLVAGDPYLSIALPGRMYAPVYRGMGRSTLNLSRATEEGGTLMSPLIPWNAGGAFVISALGLGVIDGNFENLLYIPLAFACWMTPVIGIFYAWTGLFSPMASEAEKQDWRDNDRAVADLSEYGYDDPLADAPARAPAE
- a CDS encoding alpha/beta hydrolase, coding for MPEVIFPGPEGRLEGRYHPQKEKDAPIAIVLHPHPQFGGTMNNKVVYNLHYAFHRMGFTVLRFNFRGVGRSQGEYDQGVGELSDAASALDYLQSMNANSKHCWVAGFSFGAWIGMQLLMRRPEITGFISVSPPANMYDFSFLAPCPSSGLIINGANDRVAPPADTTALVNKLHDQQGITIQHEEVPGAGHFFEDPHMDPMIETVTSYVKRRLTEGTR